DNA from Helicobacter pylori:
TGGACAGCCTTAGCGCGAGCAACTCTTTTGGGGTTGTGCCACCGGATTTAAGCCATGTGGCGGGGGTTTTGAACGCGAATTTCTTAGCCCATTTCATCAAAGACCCCGTGAAAACGGCGAAATTGAGCCATAAATTCAACGATGAAAGGCCCTATCCTATGCCGGCGTTTTCTCAATTTAGCGATCAAGATTTGAGCGACATTGTGGCGTATCTCACTTCTATTTTGCCTAAAAATTTGAGCGATAAGGAAGTGTTTGCGCAAAGTTGCCAAAGGTGCCATAGCCTGGATTACGCTAAAGATAAGGCCTTTAGCGATCCTAAAGATTTAGCCAATTATTTAGGCTCTCATGTACCTGATTTGTCCATGATGATTAGGGCTAAGGGCGAACATGGCTTGAACGTTTTCATCAACGATCCGCAAAAGCTTTTGCCTGGCACGGCCATGCCTAGAGTGGGATTGAATGAAAAAGCTCAAAAACAAGTCATTTCTTATTTGGAAAAAGCGGGCGATAGGAAAAAGCATGAAAGGAATACTTTGGGGATTAAAATCATGATTTTCTTTGCGGTGCTATCGTTCTTGGCTTACGCGTGGAAAAGAAAAGTTTGGAGCGAAGTGCATTGAATTGAAAAAAGGGGGGAGGTTTTATGATTTTTGATTTATGGTGGGTTGTTTGAATGGTGTTTTCAAAACAACCCTTATTTTAGGATCTTATTATTATTAATATGCCCTTATAAGATTTTATGGTTACAAAGCCTTTTAAGTGGTTTAAACTCAATTTGAGAAAGTTAATACTCGTAAAAATCAAGGGTTTTTATTGGGTTTATTTTAAAAAATCAATCAATGCTTGAAGTTTCTTTAAATCAAAATCAAAAAATTTTTCAAGAATTTCTGTATTTTTTGGCTTATCTAGCATTTTAGCGGTTGTAGCAACAGGATCTAGATCGTTTAACCCACAAGGAATAAAACCTCTCTTTAAACAAATAGAAAGCGTGATATAGGGTTGTAGCCAACATTTAGTGCGTTTTTTTTGTTCTGATTGGATAGATTTGATTTGTTTGACTTTATTAAAAAGCTCATTGTAATGTTGGCGGAAACTTGTGTAAAACGCCTTATTTTCACTTTCTTTTGCCATTTTTTCTAGCAAATGCTCTAACTCGCAATAGTTGGGGTTGTGTTCAGTTTCATCATTTTCTGGCAATAAAAAAATCTTAATCTGGTTAAACTCTTCATCATTTAAGCGGTACTCTTTTTTTGGGTTTTTTTGGAGTTGTTTCTTTATTTCTTGAATTTTAGTCTCTTTTGTTTGGTTGTCTGAATCAAAAACGATGTAA
Protein-coding regions in this window:
- a CDS encoding DUF3226 domain-containing protein, which produces MRKKIVYVEGESDAIFLTLLNKVKNLCIDGIFSCKSNTKLFEKAESIKEYLKVKDIYIVFDSDNQTKETKIQEIKKQLQKNPKKEYRLNDEEFNQIKIFLLPENDETEHNPNYCELEHLLEKMAKESENKAFYTSFRQHYNELFNKVKQIKSIQSEQKKRTKCWLQPYITLSICLKRGFIPCGLNDLDPVATTAKMLDKPKNTEILEKFFDFDLKKLQALIDFLK
- a CDS encoding cytochrome c1; its protein translation is MKEFKILIILIVVVGVIYYGVEPYAHSVMHPKVAPADFAFKDLEPIDLKNGDANKGKQLVAENCTACHGIKSQNIPAPMDSLSASNSFGVVPPDLSHVAGVLNANFLAHFIKDPVKTAKLSHKFNDERPYPMPAFSQFSDQDLSDIVAYLTSILPKNLSDKEVFAQSCQRCHSLDYAKDKAFSDPKDLANYLGSHVPDLSMMIRAKGEHGLNVFINDPQKLLPGTAMPRVGLNEKAQKQVISYLEKAGDRKKHERNTLGIKIMIFFAVLSFLAYAWKRKVWSEVH